One window of the Amycolatopsis mediterranei genome contains the following:
- a CDS encoding AfsR/SARP family transcriptional regulator has protein sequence MGPEVRFHLLGPLTVTVGGRAVPLGGAKQRVLLAHLLLNANRTVSPGQLIDTLWRGDPPTSATANLQTYVWRLRRLLPDGVALRTHDPGYSLVVDPGDVDAHRFARLVGDAARAAEDGSPETALTLLAEAEALWRGDPLEDLPTAAAWDAELGRLVENRLAAVEERLALQVRLGRHDPAIAELTVLLAEHPYRERLWQQYLLALAGAGRRAEALQAYATARERLVTELGVEPGPELRTLQAAILTGDPLPGPAPVVLTGAPGTGKTALAMHVAHGLADRFPDGQLYVDLAGTGAPRDPAEVLADFLHALGVTGNTVPPGLGQRAALFRSRLAGRRTLLVLDDAAAAAQVRPLLPADAGCAVLVTTRGRLPELAGAKHVELPVFGEREAARLLAELAGPDRVDGEPAEAAEIVRCCGYLPLAIRIAGARLAGRQAWSLRTLHDRLADESSRLSELRVGDLGVRPSFELSLRQLPPSARTAFGRSAVLGAQDFPSWVVDALLDRMGTHDVLDVLVDANLVSLTGRDSSGHPRYRLHDLLRCYATELLAEEPLPARRETLARVLSVLLALAKTAAAALPPAFGAMTGPAVAAGPVPDRLVADPLGWFTAERKLLAAAVQLAAEAGLDELAWQLTAAAVPFYDLRGAYDDWRRSHLTALSAAEAAGNRAGAAVLARGLGQVRLYHDEYEEASQDMRRSAELFAELGDIRGEALAVAGLGTVARVRERPREALGFYRRALAGLERADDRSGVAQMRNSIGSTYALLGSFAEAETWLRRARELAREIEDPHREAKVLTELGTLHRETGRLSESLTCLRLALSILEELDDERCSAYALLGIGQTLLEAGEPVQARGVCDRALRVFRETGNHQGETTGLALLEQAQRRRTPSAATRT, from the coding sequence ATGGGGCCTGAAGTGCGGTTTCACCTGCTCGGACCGCTGACCGTGACGGTCGGCGGGCGGGCGGTGCCCCTCGGCGGGGCGAAGCAGCGGGTCCTGCTCGCCCACCTGCTGCTCAACGCGAACCGGACGGTCTCGCCCGGGCAGCTGATCGACACGCTGTGGCGCGGTGATCCCCCGACGTCGGCCACCGCCAACCTGCAGACGTACGTGTGGCGGCTGCGCCGGCTGCTGCCCGACGGCGTCGCTCTGCGCACCCACGACCCGGGGTACTCGCTGGTCGTCGACCCCGGCGACGTCGACGCCCACCGGTTCGCCCGGCTCGTCGGCGACGCCGCCCGCGCGGCCGAGGACGGCTCGCCCGAGACGGCGTTGACGCTGCTGGCCGAGGCAGAAGCGCTGTGGCGGGGCGACCCCCTGGAAGACCTGCCGACCGCGGCCGCCTGGGACGCCGAGCTCGGCCGGCTCGTCGAGAACCGGCTGGCCGCCGTGGAGGAACGGCTCGCGCTGCAGGTTCGGCTGGGCCGGCACGACCCGGCGATCGCCGAGCTCACCGTGCTGCTGGCCGAACACCCGTACCGCGAGCGGCTCTGGCAGCAGTACCTGCTCGCGCTCGCCGGCGCGGGCCGCCGGGCCGAAGCGCTGCAGGCGTACGCGACCGCTCGCGAGCGGCTCGTCACCGAACTCGGCGTCGAACCCGGGCCGGAGCTGCGGACCCTGCAGGCGGCGATCCTCACCGGCGACCCGCTGCCCGGACCCGCACCGGTGGTGCTCACCGGCGCGCCCGGCACCGGCAAGACGGCGCTGGCCATGCACGTCGCCCACGGCCTCGCGGACCGGTTCCCGGACGGCCAGCTCTACGTCGACCTCGCCGGCACGGGCGCGCCGCGCGACCCGGCCGAGGTGCTCGCCGACTTCCTGCACGCACTGGGCGTCACCGGGAACACCGTGCCGCCCGGGCTGGGCCAGCGGGCGGCACTGTTCCGCTCACGCCTGGCCGGACGCCGGACGCTGCTGGTGCTGGACGACGCGGCGGCCGCCGCGCAGGTCCGCCCGCTGCTGCCCGCCGATGCCGGGTGCGCCGTGCTGGTCACGACCCGCGGACGGCTGCCCGAGCTGGCGGGCGCGAAGCACGTCGAGCTGCCCGTGTTCGGCGAGCGGGAGGCTGCGCGGCTGCTGGCCGAGCTGGCGGGGCCGGACCGGGTGGACGGCGAACCGGCCGAAGCGGCGGAGATCGTCCGGTGCTGCGGGTACCTGCCGCTGGCGATCCGCATCGCCGGCGCGCGGCTGGCCGGGCGGCAGGCGTGGAGCCTGCGGACCCTGCACGACCGGCTGGCCGACGAATCGAGCCGGCTGAGCGAGCTGCGCGTCGGCGATCTCGGCGTCCGGCCGAGCTTCGAGCTGAGCCTGCGTCAGCTGCCGCCGTCCGCGCGGACGGCGTTCGGCCGGTCGGCGGTGCTGGGCGCGCAGGACTTCCCGAGCTGGGTGGTCGACGCGCTGCTGGACCGCATGGGCACGCACGACGTCCTCGACGTGCTCGTCGACGCCAACCTGGTCTCGCTGACCGGGCGGGATTCGAGCGGGCACCCGCGGTACCGGCTGCACGACCTGCTGCGCTGCTACGCGACGGAACTCCTTGCGGAGGAACCACTTCCGGCCCGCCGGGAGACGCTCGCCCGGGTGCTGTCGGTGCTCCTGGCGCTGGCGAAGACCGCGGCGGCGGCCCTCCCACCGGCGTTCGGCGCGATGACCGGACCGGCGGTGGCCGCGGGGCCCGTCCCGGACCGCCTGGTGGCCGACCCGCTGGGCTGGTTCACGGCGGAGCGCAAGCTCCTGGCGGCGGCGGTCCAGCTCGCGGCGGAGGCGGGCCTGGACGAGCTGGCCTGGCAGCTGACGGCGGCCGCGGTCCCGTTCTACGACCTGCGCGGGGCGTACGACGATTGGCGACGCAGCCACCTGACGGCGCTGTCGGCGGCCGAGGCGGCGGGGAACCGCGCGGGAGCGGCGGTGCTGGCCCGCGGCCTCGGCCAGGTCCGCCTGTACCACGACGAATACGAAGAAGCGTCCCAGGACATGCGGCGGTCGGCGGAGCTGTTCGCCGAACTGGGCGACATCCGGGGCGAGGCACTGGCGGTGGCGGGCCTCGGCACGGTGGCCCGGGTGCGCGAGCGTCCCCGGGAGGCCCTCGGCTTCTACCGCCGTGCCTTGGCGGGCTTGGAGCGCGCGGACGACCGGAGCGGCGTCGCCCAGATGCGCAATTCGATCGGCTCGACGTACGCGTTGCTGGGCTCGTTCGCCGAGGCGGAGACGTGGCTGCGCCGCGCGCGTGAGCTGGCGCGCGAGATCGAGGACCCGCACCGGGAGGCGAAGGTCCTGACGGAGCTGGGCACGCTGCACCGCGAGACGGGACGGCTGTCGGAATCGTTGACGTGCTTGAGGTTGGCCTTGAGCATTTTGGAGGAACTCGACGACGAGAGGTGCAGCGCGTACGCGTTGCTGGGCATCGGCCAGACGTTGCTGGAGGCGGGCGAGCCGGTCCAGGCGCGCGGAGTGTGCGACCGGGCGTTGCGGGTGTTCCGCGAGACGGGGAACCACCAGGGCGAGACCACGGGTTTGGCGTTGCTGGAGCAGGCCCAGCGCCGCAGAACCCCCTCGGCAGCGACCCGCACCTGA